The following coding sequences lie in one Paramisgurnus dabryanus chromosome 16, PD_genome_1.1, whole genome shotgun sequence genomic window:
- the taf7 gene encoding transcription initiation factor TFIID subunit 7, with amino-acid sequence MTSKTKVGKVGSKNKEDAPHELESQFVLRLPQEYASTVRRIAQSSSMNMKDRLTIELHADGRHGIVRVDRVPLACKLVDLPCILESLKTVDKKTLYKTADICQMLVCTLDGDLYPPLEEPTGTADSKSKKKDKDRDKKFVWNHGITLPLKNTRKRRFRKTAKKKYIESPDVEKEVKRLLSTDAEAVGVRWEIIAEDETKEPDNSLSLSNLESSPGTSGHKGHGSSVPHDELREIFNDISSSSEDEDEEGERHEDEDLNIMDTEDDMVRQLHEKLSDTDGGRDENDRNNQIVMEYQVQINNLKAKLQETRARKKQQEKLIMEVENQALRDRFQSHLNDMIHQEEQEMEQLASLQEQLDSLMDK; translated from the exons ATGACCTCCAAAACTAAAG TGGGAAAGGTGGGCTCCAAAAACAAAGAAGATGCTCCTCATGAACTGGAGAGTCAGTTTGTTCTGCGGCTTCCTCAG GAATACGCCTCCACAGTCAGACGGATTGCCCAGTCTAGTAGCATGAACATGAAAGACAGACTTACAATAGAGTTGCATG CTGATGGACGCCATGGGATTGTGCGTGTGGACCGTGTTCCTTTAGCGTGTAAATTAGTAGATTTACCCTGCATTCTGGAATCCCTAAAAACTGTTGACAAAAAGACCCTCTACAAGACTGCTGATATCTGTCAG ATGCTTGTGTGTACTCTGGATGGAGATCTCTACCCTCCTCTAGAGGAGCCCACTGGCACTGCAGACTCCAAAAGCAAAAAGAAAGATAAGGACAGAGACAAGAAGTTTGTTTGGAATCACGGCA TTACCCTACCCCTAAAGAACACAAGAAAGAGGCGGTTCAGAAAGACAGCAAAGAAGAAG TACATCGAGTCACCTGATGTTGAAAAGGAAGTGAAGAGGCTCTTGAGCACAGACGCCGAAGCCGTCGGTGTTC GATGGGAGATTATTGCTGAGGATGAGACTAAAGAACCTGACAACAGCTTATCTCTATCCAATCTGGAGTCTTCACCTGGAACCTCTGGACACAAGGGTCATGGCTCTTCAG TCCCACACGATGAGCTTCGGGAAATCTTCAACGACATCAGCAGCAGCAGCGAGGATGAAGACGAAGAGGGTGAACGTCACGAGGATGAAGACCTGAACATCATGGACACCGAAGATGACATGGTCAGGCAGCTCCATGAGAAACTAAGCGACACCGATGGAGGTCGAGACGAGAACGATAGGAACAATCAGATCG TGATGGAGTACCAGGTGCAGATCAACAATCTGAAGGCCAAGCTGCAGGAAACACGTGCCCGCAAGAAACAACAGGAGAAATTGATCATGGAGGTGGAAAATCAAGCCTTGCGG